A region of Desulfolithobacter dissulfuricans DNA encodes the following proteins:
- the argS gene encoding arginine--tRNA ligase: protein MIKSQLKQLVDDCFDQGVAKGLWTDAAAGKYTVEVPRHEGQGDFSTNMALVVAGREKRNPREVAGQLADMLAAHSHIIDKVEIAGPGFVNLFLCDSIWSSVLTPIHEQGERFGLSSLGEGTRVLVEFVSANPTGPLSIGHGRNGILGDTIARLLEAVGYDVSREYYFNDAGRQMRVLGESLKARYLELLGEEYEFPEDGYQGGYLYDIARSIIDEQGSALKDSEVTVFKEIAQKAIFADIDQTLKRIGIHFDSYFNEHTLYEKGLIDDVVARLREKGLVYEKDGATWFKTSEFGQEQDRVIIKKSGEPTYRLPDIAYHREKFRRGFDWMIDIFGADHIATVPDVLAGVRALGYDDSKIQVVLHQFVTLTREGKQVKMSTRKATFVTVDELVDEVGVDALRFFFLMRKPDSQLEFDLDLATRESQENPVYYVQYAHARLCSIERQAAEKGVIIPSPDEADLGRLQEVEEYNLLKTMAEYPTLVAGAARDLAPHRIIFYLMDLAGQFHSFYNKHKVLGEDPELTGARLALCAGLKTVIGNGLRLVGLSTPEKM from the coding sequence ATGATTAAATCACAGCTGAAACAACTTGTTGACGACTGCTTTGACCAGGGGGTCGCAAAAGGCCTCTGGACCGACGCTGCGGCGGGAAAGTATACCGTGGAGGTTCCCCGGCACGAGGGACAGGGGGATTTTTCCACCAACATGGCCCTGGTGGTGGCGGGCAGGGAAAAACGCAACCCGCGGGAAGTGGCGGGCCAGCTGGCCGACATGCTGGCCGCTCACAGCCATATCATAGACAAGGTGGAGATCGCCGGGCCGGGCTTTGTCAATCTCTTCCTCTGTGACTCCATCTGGAGTTCGGTTCTCACGCCCATCCATGAGCAGGGTGAGCGGTTCGGGCTCAGCAGCCTGGGTGAGGGGACCAGGGTCCTGGTGGAGTTTGTCTCCGCCAATCCCACCGGCCCGCTCTCCATCGGGCATGGCCGTAACGGGATCCTGGGCGACACCATAGCCCGGCTCCTGGAGGCGGTGGGCTATGACGTGAGCCGGGAGTATTATTTCAACGATGCCGGCCGGCAGATGCGGGTGCTGGGCGAATCGCTCAAGGCCCGTTACCTGGAGCTGCTGGGAGAGGAATATGAGTTTCCCGAGGACGGCTACCAGGGCGGTTACCTCTATGATATCGCCCGCTCCATCATCGATGAACAGGGGAGCGCCCTGAAAGACAGCGAGGTGACGGTCTTCAAGGAGATCGCCCAGAAGGCCATCTTTGCTGACATCGACCAGACACTCAAGCGGATCGGTATCCATTTTGATTCCTATTTCAACGAGCATACCCTGTATGAAAAGGGACTGATCGACGACGTGGTGGCCCGGCTGCGGGAAAAGGGCCTGGTATATGAAAAGGACGGGGCCACCTGGTTCAAGACCTCCGAGTTCGGTCAGGAGCAGGACCGGGTCATCATCAAGAAGAGTGGCGAGCCCACCTACCGGCTGCCCGATATTGCCTATCACCGGGAAAAGTTCCGCCGTGGTTTCGACTGGATGATCGATATCTTCGGTGCCGACCATATCGCCACCGTGCCCGATGTCCTGGCCGGGGTCCGGGCGCTGGGCTATGATGATTCAAAAATCCAGGTAGTGCTGCACCAGTTCGTTACCCTGACCCGGGAGGGGAAACAGGTCAAGATGTCCACCCGCAAGGCCACCTTTGTCACCGTCGACGAACTGGTGGACGAGGTCGGGGTGGATGCTCTGCGCTTTTTCTTTCTCATGCGCAAGCCCGATTCGCAGCTGGAATTCGACCTGGACCTGGCCACCAGGGAAAGCCAGGAAAATCCGGTCTACTATGTTCAGTATGCCCATGCCCGGCTCTGCAGTATCGAGCGCCAGGCAGCTGAGAAAGGGGTGATCATCCCCTCGCCGGACGAGGCGGACCTGGGCCGGCTGCAGGAGGTGGAAGAGTACAACCTGCTGAAAACCATGGCCGAGTATCCAACGCTTGTGGCCGGGGCGGCCCGCGATCTGGCCCCCCACCGGATTATTTTCTATCTCATGGATCTGGCCGGCCAGTTTCACAGCTTCTACAACAAGCACAAGGTCCTGGGCGAGGATCCTGAACTCACAGGGGCCCGGCTGGCCCTTTGCGCCGGTCTCAAGACCGTGATCGGTAACGGTCTGCGTCTGGTGGGTCTGAGTACCCCGGAAAAAATGTAA
- the alr gene encoding alanine racemase codes for MIESLNRVEISRPALRHNMQLLRRMARKAGVMAMVKADGYGHGMLECARVFAGAGAAAFGVAEVVEGVTLRQAGISQPVFVLAGLLPELVPPLFDFDLTPVLVDDTLLPSLSREATRKGRSIDVHLKVDAGMGRQGCTLDQAPLVIRRIMDTPGVQLKGILAHFPMADDRDSPSTMEVLTGFTALVESLGDQLPDGLCLHIANSGGLLYFAGTRFDMVRPGISLYGCYPDGLTGRELAVGERLQPAMRFVSRVIQVKDVPAGSGLGYGHIYTTGRQTRLALLPVGYEDGYLRILSNRAEVLVHGCRAPVVGRISMNLTMVDVTDLQEVRPGDEVVLLGRQGAEEISCDEIAAWMGTINYEVLCLFGNLNRRVYMDD; via the coding sequence ATGATTGAATCGCTCAACAGGGTGGAAATATCGCGCCCTGCTCTGCGGCACAATATGCAGCTGCTTCGGCGGATGGCTCGAAAGGCCGGAGTCATGGCCATGGTCAAGGCCGATGGCTATGGTCATGGTATGCTGGAATGCGCCAGGGTCTTTGCCGGGGCCGGAGCGGCCGCCTTCGGGGTGGCCGAGGTGGTCGAGGGGGTTACCCTGCGGCAGGCCGGTATTTCCCAGCCCGTGTTTGTTCTCGCCGGTCTCCTGCCCGAGCTTGTTCCTCCCCTTTTTGACTTTGATCTGACCCCGGTCCTGGTGGACGATACTCTGCTGCCATCACTGTCCCGGGAGGCCACCAGGAAGGGCCGCAGCATAGACGTCCATCTCAAGGTGGATGCCGGGATGGGCCGCCAGGGGTGCACCCTGGACCAGGCTCCCCTGGTGATTCGCCGGATCATGGACACTCCGGGGGTGCAGCTCAAAGGCATTCTGGCCCATTTTCCCATGGCCGATGACCGTGACTCACCCAGCACCATGGAAGTGCTGACCGGGTTTACCGCCCTGGTGGAGTCGCTTGGCGACCAACTGCCCGATGGACTCTGTCTGCATATTGCCAACTCGGGCGGCCTGCTGTATTTTGCCGGTACCCGTTTTGACATGGTCCGTCCGGGCATTTCCCTCTACGGCTGTTATCCCGATGGGCTCACCGGCCGGGAACTGGCGGTCGGGGAAAGGCTGCAGCCGGCCATGCGGTTCGTGAGCCGGGTCATCCAGGTGAAAGATGTTCCCGCTGGAAGCGGACTCGGCTACGGTCATATCTACACCACCGGCCGGCAGACCCGACTTGCCCTGTTGCCGGTGGGCTATGAAGACGGTTATCTCCGGATCCTCTCCAACCGGGCCGAGGTCCTGGTTCATGGCTGCCGGGCCCCGGTGGTCGGACGCATATCCATGAATCTGACCATGGTGGATGTCACTGACCTCCAGGAGGTCAGGCCCGGCGACGAAGTGGTGCTGCTTGGCCGCCAGGGAGCAGAGGAGATCAGTTGTGACGAGATCGCCGCCTGGATGGGGACCATCAACTACGAGGTACTCTGTCTGTTTGGTAATCTGAACCGGCGGGTCTATATGGATGACTGA
- a CDS encoding aldehyde ferredoxin oxidoreductase family protein, whose translation MADRIYRVNMTDLTTSIEDVPSEWMGLGGRGLTSTIVAAEVEPTCHPLGPKNKLVIAPGLLSGTPAANSGRLSIGAKSPLTGTIKEANAGGTAAQMLAKLGCKALIIEGQPKDDIWYSLHFTKDGITINEESELIGKGNFAVVDAVHQRMGETNGVITIGPAGEMRLSAANISVKDPDGKLRSNGRGGLGAVMGSKRIKFIAIDPTDAKIELADPEKFAAANKTFAKALVDNPISQALAQYGTNVLVNIINEAGALPTRNFTSGQFEGHEAISGETMHDMIVERSGKPRHNCHKGCVIQCSQIFNDKNGNYKTSGFEYESIWAMGADCCVDNLDHIAEADHLMDDIGIDTIETSVAMGVAMEAGVLEFGDGEGICRILKEEIAKGTPLGRIIGNGAASVGRAFGVTRVPVVKNQAIPAYDPRAVKGIGITYATSTQGADHTMGYTIATNILGVGGSLDPLSKEGQIELSRNLQIATAAIDSTGMCLFIAFAALDDESCLPALIDMINARFGINLTGDDVTNLGATILKTERAFNQAAGFTSKDDQLPEFFMEEPIAPHNVVWDYTEEEIAKFWDF comes from the coding sequence ATGGCAGACAGAATCTATCGTGTCAACATGACCGACCTTACCACCAGCATAGAAGACGTTCCTTCGGAATGGATGGGCCTTGGCGGCCGGGGTCTCACTTCGACCATCGTCGCGGCCGAAGTTGAACCCACCTGCCACCCCCTGGGACCGAAAAACAAGCTGGTCATTGCTCCGGGACTGCTTTCGGGTACCCCGGCTGCCAATTCCGGCCGGCTGTCCATCGGCGCCAAGAGTCCGCTCACCGGGACCATCAAGGAAGCCAATGCCGGCGGCACGGCCGCGCAGATGCTGGCAAAACTTGGCTGCAAGGCCCTGATCATCGAAGGACAGCCCAAGGATGACATCTGGTACAGCCTGCACTTTACCAAGGACGGCATCACCATCAACGAGGAGAGCGAGCTGATCGGCAAGGGTAACTTTGCCGTGGTGGACGCGGTACACCAGCGGATGGGTGAGACAAACGGCGTCATCACCATCGGTCCTGCCGGCGAGATGCGTCTCTCGGCAGCCAATATCTCGGTCAAGGATCCTGATGGCAAACTGCGCTCCAACGGCCGTGGCGGCCTGGGTGCGGTCATGGGCTCCAAGCGGATCAAATTCATCGCCATTGACCCGACCGATGCCAAAATCGAGCTGGCGGATCCGGAAAAATTCGCCGCTGCCAACAAGACCTTTGCCAAGGCTCTGGTGGACAATCCCATCAGCCAGGCCCTGGCCCAGTACGGCACCAACGTCCTGGTCAACATCATCAACGAGGCCGGCGCCCTGCCCACACGGAACTTCACCTCCGGCCAGTTCGAGGGCCACGAAGCGATCTCCGGTGAGACCATGCACGACATGATCGTCGAGCGGAGCGGCAAACCGCGGCATAACTGCCACAAGGGCTGTGTCATCCAGTGTTCGCAGATCTTCAACGACAAGAACGGCAACTACAAGACTTCCGGTTTCGAATACGAGTCCATCTGGGCCATGGGCGCCGACTGCTGCGTGGACAACCTCGACCATATCGCCGAGGCAGACCACCTGATGGATGATATCGGTATCGACACCATTGAAACCTCGGTGGCCATGGGTGTGGCCATGGAAGCCGGAGTGCTCGAGTTCGGTGACGGAGAGGGTATCTGCCGGATCCTGAAAGAAGAGATCGCCAAGGGCACCCCGCTTGGCCGGATCATCGGCAACGGCGCTGCCTCGGTGGGCCGGGCCTTTGGCGTCACCCGGGTGCCGGTGGTCAAGAACCAGGCCATTCCGGCCTATGATCCGCGGGCGGTCAAGGGTATCGGCATCACCTACGCCACCTCCACCCAGGGTGCCGATCACACCATGGGCTACACCATTGCCACCAACATCCTGGGCGTGGGCGGATCACTGGATCCGCTCTCCAAGGAGGGACAGATCGAGCTGTCGCGTAATCTGCAGATTGCCACCGCTGCCATCGACTCCACCGGCATGTGCCTGTTCATCGCCTTTGCCGCCCTGGACGACGAAAGCTGCCTGCCGGCCCTCATCGACATGATCAACGCCCGGTTCGGCATCAACCTGACCGGGGACGATGTCACAAATCTCGGGGCCACCATCCTCAAGACCGAGCGAGCCTTCAACCAGGCGGCAGGATTCACCTCCAAGGACGACCAGCTGCCTGAATTCTTCATGGAAGAGCCCATTGCCCCCCATAACGTGGTCTGGGACTATACCGAAGAAGAGATCGCCAAATTCTGGGACTTCTAG
- a CDS encoding ATP-binding protein, producing MWEIVVDKDKCAGCEECVNACPAQVYEMVDGKSEPVEPDECLGCETCVEVCPEGAITVTEV from the coding sequence ATGTGGGAAATCGTCGTTGATAAAGACAAGTGTGCTGGTTGTGAAGAGTGCGTAAACGCCTGCCCTGCACAGGTTTACGAGATGGTTGACGGCAAGTCCGAGCCTGTTGAGCCGGATGAGTGCCTGGGCTGCGAGACCTGTGTTGAGGTCTGCCCTGAAGGTGCAATCACCGTTACCGAAGTCTGA
- a CDS encoding N-acetyltransferase, protein MPGRIRPARMGDVPDIHGLLRQFASQGLLLGRSISSLYDSLRDFIVFEADGAIQGVCALHICWEDLAEIRSLAVPEQQQGRGIGTKLVNSCLDEARSLEIGQVFTLTYQPGFFRKLGFTDIDKRDLPHKIWSDCLNCPQFPDCDEEALIWTSPDFSAAGTG, encoded by the coding sequence ATGCCGGGCCGTATCCGGCCGGCCCGGATGGGTGATGTGCCGGATATTCACGGACTGCTGCGTCAGTTTGCCAGCCAGGGGCTGCTTCTTGGCCGTTCCATCAGTTCCCTTTACGACAGTCTGCGTGATTTCATCGTTTTTGAGGCCGATGGCGCGATTCAGGGTGTATGCGCCCTGCATATCTGCTGGGAAGATCTGGCGGAAATCCGTTCCCTGGCCGTTCCCGAGCAGCAGCAGGGGCGCGGCATCGGCACCAAGCTGGTGAATTCCTGCCTGGACGAAGCCAGAAGCCTGGAGATCGGCCAGGTCTTCACCCTGACCTACCAGCCCGGTTTTTTTCGGAAACTGGGTTTTACCGATATCGATAAGCGGGACCTGCCCCACAAGATCTGGAGCGATTGTCTCAACTGTCCACAGTTCCCCGATTGTGACGAGGAGGCGCTTATCTGGACGTCACCCGATTTTTCCGCCGCCGGTACCGGGTAA